In Papaver somniferum cultivar HN1 chromosome 1, ASM357369v1, whole genome shotgun sequence, a genomic segment contains:
- the LOC113308235 gene encoding protein IQ-DOMAIN 1-like, producing the protein MGSTNWFKSIVRLKKVKKDKANQAKGINGLKLKNGNPRFLDLPVEDVAATRIQTAFRGYKARKTLRQMKKIVTFKALIQNQTVRKQSSSTLRYLHSWSKIQAEIRARRVHMVTEGRIKQKKLESQLKHEAKLHELEEEWCGGSDTMEEILSRIQQREDASIKRERAMAYAFSHQWRANSNPNHEKIAYEANWGWSWVERWIAARPWESRIVAQSISPKNMPNRPVSKVGNKKSPTAKKLVFPVKSTLSNGNGVVKVKKQPDVKPEKPVINEKSNSNGEVVSTSASQTEKTIIKQEMVS; encoded by the exons GGAATAAATGGATTGAAGTTGAAGAATGGGAATCCCAGGTTTTTGGACCTTCCAGTTGAGGACGTAGCTGCAACACGAATTCAAACAGCATTCCGGGGATATAAG GCAAGAAAAACTTTGAGACAAATGAAAAAAATTGTAACTTTCAAGGCCCTGATACAAAACCAAACAGTCAGAAAGCAATCATCATCCACTTTAAGATATCTTCATTCATGGAGTAAAATACAGGCTGAGATTAGAGCTCGTCGAGTGCATATGGTGACAGAGGGCCGGATTAAACAAAAGAAACTCGAGAGTCAGTTGAAGCATGAAGCAAAGCTTCATGAGCTTGAG GAGGAATGGTGTGGTGGGTCTGACACAATGGAGGAAATTCTGTCTAGGATACAACAGCGAGAAGATGCCTCAATTAAACGTGAGAGGGCCATGGCATATGCCTTTTCTCATCAG TGGAGAGCTAACTCTAATCCGAACCATGAAAAGATAGCGTATGAAGCTAACTGGGGCTGGAGTTGGGTTGAACGCTGGATTGCAGCTCGGCCGTGGGAGAGTAGGATTGTTGCACAGTCAATCAGCCCAAAAAATATGCCAAATAGGCCTGTGAGTAAGGTTGGTAATAAAAAAAGTCCTACCGCCAAAAAACTTGTCTTCCCTGTTAAATCCACTTTGTCCAATGGAAATGGAGTTGTGAAGGTGAAGAAACAACCTGATGTGAAACCTGAAAAACCAGTCATCAATGAAAAgtcaaattcaaatggagaagtaGTGAGTACCTCTGCTTCCCAAACTGAGAAAACAATCATAAAACAAGAAATGGTATCTTAA